Proteins encoded within one genomic window of Nitrospira sp.:
- a CDS encoding tRNA pseudouridine(13) synthase TruD translates to MERLNEPFLTSDLPGIGGRIRSVPEDFQVEERPLYLPCGEGEHLYVTITKRGLSTPDLVRRLSSTLGVKAQAIGVAGLKDARAVTTQMISLQGISQEQIARLSIDDTILTVTILGRHRNRLRTGHHAGNRFRLTIREVASHAKETVPVILERLTRRGVPNYFGPQRQGKDGNNYQLGVALLHDARRREKMNRNQRIWYLNTYQSFLFNRILARRIEQIDRVFIGDWAMKSDNGACFQIDDAEKEQPRADRFEISPTGILFGSRVSWAGGEPGAIEEAVITEAGTTKEALITAAKACGFRGERRSLRIPLTELEWVLDGANLIITFSLPPGAYATSVLRELMKPSPTTR, encoded by the coding sequence ATGGAACGACTGAACGAGCCCTTTCTGACGAGCGACCTTCCTGGAATCGGTGGACGAATCCGTTCCGTGCCGGAAGACTTTCAGGTCGAGGAGCGACCACTTTATCTGCCCTGCGGAGAAGGCGAACATCTCTACGTCACGATCACGAAACGAGGACTGTCCACGCCCGACCTTGTCCGGCGCCTTTCTTCAACATTGGGAGTCAAGGCTCAAGCCATCGGTGTCGCCGGACTCAAGGATGCACGAGCCGTCACGACACAGATGATCTCCTTGCAAGGCATTTCCCAGGAACAGATCGCTCGCCTCTCCATTGATGACACCATCCTGACTGTGACCATCCTCGGGCGCCATCGCAATCGGCTCCGCACCGGGCATCATGCCGGCAATCGTTTCCGTCTGACCATTCGCGAGGTTGCCAGCCACGCCAAGGAAACCGTCCCCGTGATTCTCGAGCGGCTGACCAGACGTGGGGTCCCCAACTATTTCGGTCCTCAACGTCAAGGGAAAGACGGCAACAATTACCAACTCGGGGTCGCATTGCTCCACGACGCCCGACGACGTGAAAAAATGAATCGCAACCAACGTATCTGGTATCTCAATACCTATCAGTCTTTTCTGTTCAATCGGATCCTCGCCCGCCGGATCGAACAGATCGACAGAGTCTTCATCGGCGATTGGGCCATGAAATCCGACAACGGCGCCTGCTTTCAGATCGACGACGCGGAGAAAGAACAACCGCGCGCAGATCGATTTGAGATCAGCCCGACCGGAATTCTCTTTGGCTCGCGCGTGTCTTGGGCCGGCGGTGAGCCTGGTGCGATCGAAGAAGCTGTCATCACCGAAGCTGGCACAACCAAGGAAGCCCTCATCACTGCCGCCAAGGCCTGTGGATTCCGAGGCGAGCGCCGCTCGCTTCGCATCCCACTGACCGAACTGGAGTGGGTTCTGGACGGAGCGAATCTCATCATCACCTTCAGTTTACCTCCAGGCGCCTATGCGACAAGTGTGTTACGAGAATTGATGAAACCATCTCCGACCACCCGATAG
- a CDS encoding TIGR00300 family protein: protein MSHYYETVVLQGHIIDSLMLAKVLDLIVMMGGTFDLEDVCIGKTREQSSSTRIVIRTASKTLLDEILHAIQPHGASIERETDCWTESAPADGILPDTFYATTHLPTQIRLAGRWLDVDRIEMDLAIVVNKEDSAAQAIPMGDVRRGDQIVVGREGVRVIPLQRPQERDVFGFMESQVSAERPHGHVISDIAARMRHLRDQHRQGQADAKVLLAGGPAIIHAGGRESLTWLIEQGYVHVLFCGNALAVHDMEADLYGTSLGYGLMAGRAVPHGHEHHLRTINRIRAIGSIETAVRSGVVKHGIMAACIRQAVPVVMAGTIRDDGPLPGVITDSIQAQNAMRALIPGISLALLVASTLHSIATGNLLPATVPTLCVDLNPSVPTKLADRGSFQAVGLVMDAASFLSELAGTLGRRP from the coding sequence ATGAGTCATTATTACGAGACCGTCGTCCTACAGGGACACATCATCGACTCGCTCATGCTGGCGAAGGTCCTGGACCTTATCGTGATGATGGGTGGGACCTTCGATCTTGAGGACGTCTGTATCGGAAAAACGCGGGAACAATCATCCAGTACCCGCATTGTGATCAGAACCGCCTCCAAAACGCTCTTAGACGAGATCCTCCACGCCATTCAACCCCATGGCGCCTCAATCGAGCGTGAGACAGACTGTTGGACTGAATCAGCGCCTGCCGATGGGATCCTCCCCGATACCTTTTATGCCACCACCCATTTGCCTACGCAGATCCGATTGGCTGGTCGCTGGCTTGATGTTGATCGGATCGAGATGGATCTTGCGATCGTGGTCAACAAGGAAGACTCCGCGGCCCAAGCTATTCCGATGGGAGACGTTCGTCGGGGAGATCAGATCGTGGTAGGTCGTGAGGGCGTCCGCGTGATTCCGCTCCAGCGCCCACAGGAACGAGACGTGTTCGGCTTCATGGAATCGCAGGTGTCAGCAGAGCGACCACACGGCCACGTCATCTCTGACATTGCTGCGCGAATGCGCCACTTGCGGGATCAGCATCGGCAGGGACAGGCGGATGCCAAGGTCCTATTGGCCGGCGGGCCTGCTATCATCCATGCCGGAGGGCGAGAATCCCTGACATGGCTGATCGAACAGGGTTATGTTCATGTACTGTTTTGCGGCAACGCCTTGGCCGTGCATGACATGGAAGCAGATCTCTATGGCACCTCGCTTGGGTACGGGCTCATGGCAGGGCGCGCCGTGCCTCATGGCCATGAGCACCATTTAAGAACCATCAACCGCATTCGGGCCATCGGCAGCATTGAAACCGCAGTACGTTCCGGGGTGGTGAAACATGGCATTATGGCAGCTTGTATCCGGCAGGCAGTGCCGGTGGTTATGGCCGGCACGATTCGCGACGATGGTCCCCTGCCCGGAGTGATTACGGACTCCATTCAAGCTCAGAACGCAATGCGTGCCTTGATTCCTGGCATCAGCCTGGCTCTGCTGGTTGCCTCGACGCTGCACTCAATCGCAACCGGCAATCTTCTCCCGGCAACTGTTCCTACCCTATGCGTTGACCTGAACCCATCAGTCCCGACGAAGCTCGCCGACCGAGGAAGCTTTCAGGCGGTCGGCCTGGTTATGGATGCTGCCTCGTTTCTGTCGGAACTCGCCGGCACGTTAGGGAGACGGCCATGA
- the pdxA gene encoding 4-hydroxythreonine-4-phosphate dehydrogenase PdxA, whose translation MPTKIRPTRKASASSALPLLGITMGDPAGIGPEVIAKALSDRRLHKICRPLVIGSLPVMARTIKALRLKLTVLPVVGHDTPAPRLGTVAVFDPLSTPLGRYTPGLAAAETGAASVCFIEKAVELAQLGCLDGIVTAPINKEAINMAGCRYPGHTELLADLTQAKESGMMIVGGPLRIMFVTTHVAIKALPSLLTQAKIEKAIRLAHLALTTLFGIKRPKIGVAALNPHAGEHGLFGDEEARIILPATRTAQTQGILASDPLPADTLFGKAAKGQYDGIVALYHDQGLIPLKLVAFGTCVNLTVGLPIIRTSVDHGTAFDIVGKGIADPGSLIEAVTLAARIAQRPVKKGRSNHAA comes from the coding sequence ATGCCAACTAAGATCCGTCCAACGCGGAAGGCCTCGGCCTCGTCAGCGCTCCCATTGCTCGGAATCACGATGGGAGACCCGGCGGGGATCGGCCCTGAAGTGATCGCAAAAGCGCTGTCGGATCGCCGACTGCACAAGATTTGCCGACCGTTGGTGATCGGATCGCTTCCCGTCATGGCTCGTACCATCAAGGCCCTGCGGCTCAAGCTGACGGTGCTTCCCGTTGTCGGCCATGACACACCGGCCCCCCGTCTAGGTACTGTAGCCGTATTCGACCCGCTAAGTACCCCACTGGGCCGATATACCCCAGGCCTCGCGGCGGCAGAAACCGGCGCTGCGTCGGTCTGTTTCATTGAGAAGGCCGTGGAACTCGCCCAATTGGGCTGTCTCGATGGGATCGTGACGGCCCCGATTAATAAGGAAGCGATCAACATGGCGGGCTGCCGATATCCCGGACATACCGAGTTGTTGGCGGACCTGACTCAGGCGAAAGAATCCGGCATGATGATCGTGGGCGGTCCATTGCGAATCATGTTTGTCACGACCCATGTCGCAATCAAGGCCCTGCCGTCACTGCTCACTCAAGCGAAGATTGAAAAGGCGATCCGTTTGGCTCACCTGGCACTCACCACTCTCTTTGGGATCAAACGACCGAAGATTGGGGTGGCCGCGCTCAATCCGCATGCCGGGGAGCATGGTCTGTTCGGAGATGAGGAAGCTCGGATCATTCTTCCGGCAACTCGCACTGCCCAAACACAGGGCATTCTGGCCAGTGACCCGTTGCCCGCCGATACGCTGTTTGGGAAGGCGGCAAAGGGACAATATGACGGAATTGTGGCGTTGTACCATGATCAAGGCTTGATTCCGCTGAAGCTGGTGGCGTTCGGCACCTGCGTGAATCTCACCGTCGGCTTGCCCATCATTCGCACATCCGTCGATCATGGAACAGCCTTTGACATTGTCGGCAAAGGAATTGCCGATCCGGGGAGTCTGATCGAAGCGGTCACCTTGGCTGCACGAATTGCTCAGAGGCCCGTCAAGAAGGGACGCTCTAATCATGCCGCCTGA
- the larB gene encoding nickel pincer cofactor biosynthesis protein LarB, with amino-acid sequence MNPEGLEQLLQQVHRGQLTVEQGLQRLRSLPYEDLGFASLDHHRSLRQGFPEVILCEGKTTEQVVAIARALIKKGGPFLATRAEPTVALAIRRLDRRARYYPDARLIAIRPTRRKAQGHILVVTAGTADVPVAEEARITAEVMGSRVERLYDVGVAGIHRLLGKKDRLFDARVIVVAAGMDGVLPSVVGGLVHCPVIAVPTSRGYGASFGGVAALLTMLNSCASGVGVMNIDNGFGAACLAHRINLLGLKPEP; translated from the coding sequence ATGAATCCAGAAGGGCTTGAACAATTACTCCAACAAGTCCACCGAGGCCAGCTGACCGTCGAACAAGGGCTTCAGCGTCTGCGCTCTCTTCCGTATGAAGATCTTGGATTTGCGTCGCTTGACCACCATCGGTCGTTGCGGCAAGGGTTCCCTGAAGTCATCCTCTGCGAGGGGAAAACCACGGAGCAAGTCGTGGCAATTGCTCGAGCCTTGATCAAAAAAGGAGGCCCCTTCCTTGCCACCCGTGCAGAACCGACGGTCGCCCTGGCGATTCGCCGCCTCGATCGGCGGGCGCGATACTATCCTGACGCGCGTCTCATCGCGATCCGCCCGACACGGCGAAAAGCCCAAGGCCACATTCTGGTGGTGACCGCTGGCACGGCCGATGTTCCCGTAGCTGAAGAAGCTCGTATCACGGCAGAAGTGATGGGGAGTCGCGTTGAACGACTGTACGACGTCGGAGTCGCAGGGATTCATCGCCTGCTGGGGAAGAAGGATCGCTTATTTGATGCGCGGGTTATCGTCGTGGCGGCCGGGATGGATGGTGTCTTGCCAAGTGTCGTGGGGGGACTCGTTCATTGTCCGGTTATTGCGGTCCCGACGAGCCGAGGGTATGGCGCCAGTTTCGGCGGAGTAGCTGCCTTATTGACGATGCTGAATTCCTGTGCGTCCGGTGTGGGGGTCATGAATATCGACAACGGGTTCGGCGCCGCCTGCCTCGCACATCGAATCAACCTGCTGGGCCTGAAGCCTGAGCCTTGA
- the larC gene encoding nickel pincer cofactor biosynthesis protein LarC: MGRHLHFDCFSGVSGDMILGALVSAGLPWVDLVNGLNRLKLSGYTLRKRAVHRGALHAVKVDVQIQRGFERPLTLSRIRRIIIASSLPDLVKTHSLSVFDRLADAEGLAHQVPAKDVHFHEVGVVDSFIDVVGGVLGCYLLNVTRATSSPINVGAGSIQTSHGRLPVPGPAVAALAKGIPVYSDGPRHELATPTGVALVRTLASEFGPLPVMRSLAVGHGAGDRNPEDWPNVLRVFLQDDSTPEIYQTERIMQIETNLDDLNPQIYEHVMEQLFGLGAVDVALIPVVMKKSRPGVLLTCLTPKEQTNAVLEILFQETPTLGVRLQEVTRQVLPRRIVPITIQGGTVRMKVADLGAGWDKAAPEYIDCQSIARRSGRPLKSVMEEALRTYRQTAHKKLRGRA, translated from the coding sequence GTGGGCCGACATCTGCACTTCGACTGTTTTTCTGGCGTGAGCGGGGACATGATCTTGGGGGCATTGGTCAGCGCAGGCCTGCCCTGGGTAGACCTCGTCAACGGCCTCAATCGCCTGAAGCTGTCCGGCTATACATTACGGAAGCGAGCGGTACACCGTGGCGCACTCCATGCGGTAAAAGTAGACGTCCAGATCCAACGAGGGTTCGAGCGACCGCTGACGCTTTCCCGTATTCGACGTATTATTATTGCCAGCTCGCTCCCGGATTTGGTCAAGACACACAGCCTTTCCGTCTTCGATCGATTGGCTGACGCAGAAGGGTTGGCCCATCAAGTCCCTGCGAAAGATGTGCACTTTCATGAAGTGGGCGTGGTCGATTCATTCATCGATGTGGTGGGGGGCGTCCTAGGCTGCTATCTCCTGAATGTGACCCGTGCGACCTCCTCCCCGATCAATGTGGGAGCCGGTTCGATTCAGACTTCCCATGGTCGCCTACCTGTGCCAGGACCGGCCGTGGCCGCATTGGCCAAAGGTATTCCCGTCTATTCCGATGGTCCACGGCACGAGCTTGCCACACCAACCGGCGTGGCACTGGTGCGGACATTGGCATCGGAATTCGGCCCCCTGCCGGTCATGCGTAGTCTCGCGGTCGGACATGGCGCCGGAGACCGCAATCCAGAGGACTGGCCGAATGTGTTGCGCGTCTTTCTACAGGATGACTCGACACCTGAGATCTATCAAACCGAACGCATCATGCAAATTGAGACGAATCTCGACGACCTCAATCCTCAGATCTATGAGCACGTCATGGAGCAACTCTTTGGCCTCGGCGCCGTCGACGTCGCACTGATTCCCGTTGTCATGAAAAAAAGTCGGCCAGGTGTGTTGTTGACCTGTCTGACCCCAAAAGAACAGACCAACGCGGTGCTCGAAATCCTCTTCCAGGAAACCCCCACGCTCGGTGTGCGACTGCAGGAAGTCACTCGGCAGGTCCTCCCACGCCGTATCGTCCCTATCACGATCCAGGGAGGAACCGTTCGCATGAAAGTAGCCGATCTGGGTGCCGGATGGGACAAGGCGGCACCGGAATATATCGACTGCCAATCTATTGCGAGACGATCTGGTCGTCCGCTCAAGAGTGTCATGGAGGAAGCCTTGCGAACCTATCGACAGACAGCCCATAAGAAACTGCGAGGCCGCGCATGA
- a CDS encoding sodium:calcium antiporter: protein MSTLYYVLLFLVSVVVTLGGCALFTNAIEWLGKRLGISEGAVGSIFAAIGTTLPETSIPIIAIFFGESAEESEVGLGAILGAPFMLSTLVLPILALLVVLYARAGKRTAQFHLNYRDVLTDLTFFMIGYLVALGCAFERSRLIHLIAAGGLICLYIYYMKLKFAPSGESESGELEPLIFDKTAATPSHPMIAFQALLGLVGLILGAHLFVMAAESMAGLFSMSPLILTLLIAPLATELPEMSNSFLWLYRKKDKLAVANVTGAMVFQGTLPVSLGLIGTEWVIAPSALTTMILAVQAVGLCLLQILLGGHWRPWLLGAGSLFYIGYTVYLYAN from the coding sequence ATGAGCACCCTGTACTATGTTCTCCTGTTCCTCGTCTCGGTGGTCGTGACACTGGGTGGGTGTGCCCTGTTCACCAACGCGATCGAATGGTTGGGCAAACGGCTCGGGATTTCTGAAGGCGCGGTCGGAAGTATCTTCGCGGCTATCGGCACCACGCTTCCTGAAACCTCGATTCCGATTATTGCCATTTTCTTCGGTGAAAGCGCCGAGGAGAGCGAAGTCGGATTGGGCGCCATCCTCGGGGCGCCGTTTATGCTCAGTACGTTGGTGCTGCCGATCTTGGCTCTGTTGGTGGTGCTGTACGCGCGAGCCGGCAAACGCACCGCGCAGTTTCATCTGAACTACCGCGACGTGCTCACGGACCTGACGTTTTTTATGATCGGCTACCTGGTGGCGCTTGGTTGCGCCTTTGAACGATCACGACTCATCCACCTGATTGCCGCGGGCGGATTGATCTGTCTCTACATTTACTACATGAAACTGAAGTTCGCACCGTCCGGAGAGAGCGAGAGTGGCGAGCTGGAACCGCTCATCTTCGATAAAACCGCGGCAACACCCTCGCACCCGATGATCGCATTTCAAGCGCTGTTGGGGTTGGTCGGCTTGATTTTGGGCGCACATTTGTTCGTGATGGCGGCGGAATCGATGGCGGGATTGTTCTCCATGTCACCGCTGATTTTGACGCTCCTCATCGCGCCGTTGGCCACCGAATTACCGGAAATGTCCAATAGCTTTCTATGGCTGTATCGCAAGAAAGACAAGCTCGCCGTGGCCAATGTGACGGGCGCCATGGTGTTTCAAGGCACACTTCCCGTCTCGCTTGGGTTGATCGGCACGGAGTGGGTGATCGCTCCCTCCGCATTGACGACCATGATTTTGGCGGTCCAGGCCGTCGGACTCTGCCTCCTCCAGATTCTCCTTGGCGGTCATTGGCGACCGTGGTTGCTGGGGGCGGGCTCTCTGTTCTATATCGGCTATACCGTCTACCTCTATGCCAACTAA
- a CDS encoding NAD(P)-dependent glycerol-3-phosphate dehydrogenase, with the protein MTVSISTMCVIGAGAWGTALAKHLAEKGLNVRLWAYEQDVVRAINTSHENPIFLKGVLLPHGLIATSSLEEAASACEGLVFAVPSHATRSVLRNLRPFLADPIPLICATKGIEEETAKLMTQVMEDELPAAMHDRLMVLSGPSFAAELSAGQPTAVCLAGQNAPLVQRFQSALMTPVFRVYADSDLLGVQLGGALKNVMALAAGVIDGLELGLNARAALITRGLAETIRLGVAMGADPRTFYGLSGVGDLVLTCTGALSRNHSVGVRLGKGERLETIVNGMQAVAEGIRTARAAFTLALRHHVEMPIIQEINAVLHENKACRKAVRDLMERDAKLEKG; encoded by the coding sequence ATGACTGTTTCTATCAGCACGATGTGTGTGATCGGTGCAGGAGCTTGGGGTACAGCCCTAGCCAAACATCTGGCCGAGAAGGGGTTGAATGTTCGTCTCTGGGCCTATGAACAAGACGTCGTTCGCGCCATCAATACCTCTCACGAAAACCCGATTTTCCTTAAAGGCGTCCTGCTCCCCCACGGCTTGATCGCCACTTCATCGTTGGAAGAAGCCGCGAGCGCATGTGAGGGACTCGTCTTCGCCGTACCTTCCCATGCCACGCGATCCGTGCTTCGGAACCTGAGGCCTTTCTTAGCCGATCCCATTCCATTGATTTGCGCGACCAAAGGCATTGAGGAAGAAACGGCCAAATTGATGACCCAAGTCATGGAGGATGAGTTACCGGCCGCCATGCACGATAGGCTGATGGTGCTTTCTGGTCCGAGCTTCGCCGCTGAGCTGAGTGCGGGTCAGCCCACAGCCGTTTGCCTGGCTGGCCAAAACGCGCCGCTCGTCCAGCGGTTTCAGAGTGCGCTGATGACGCCCGTCTTTCGCGTGTATGCCGACAGCGATCTGCTGGGAGTCCAACTCGGAGGGGCGCTGAAGAATGTGATGGCATTGGCCGCCGGCGTGATCGATGGCCTGGAACTTGGGCTCAACGCCCGTGCCGCCCTCATTACCCGTGGGTTGGCGGAAACGATCCGGCTCGGTGTCGCGATGGGAGCCGACCCCCGCACGTTTTATGGACTCTCCGGTGTCGGTGACTTGGTGTTGACCTGTACCGGAGCTCTCAGTCGGAATCATTCGGTGGGCGTCCGACTCGGAAAAGGCGAGCGGCTTGAGACCATCGTCAACGGGATGCAGGCCGTCGCCGAGGGCATACGAACGGCTCGTGCCGCGTTCACCTTGGCCCTCCGCCACCACGTCGAGATGCCCATCATTCAGGAGATCAACGCCGTTCTCCATGAGAACAAAGCCTGCCGAAAGGCGGTGCGTGACCTCATGGAGCGGGATGCAAAACTGGAAAAGGGATAA
- the rsmA gene encoding ribosomal RNA small subunit methyltransferase A → MDSAPPPAAIRRLGQNFLVDPNIVRKIVALAKLSPADTVLEIGPGRGILTEALSRAAGHVTAIEVDSRLHTYLSERAAHLPHVTLVLGDALTCPIEHLPIGTIVVANLPYYISTPLLFRFLSHGHRFSRMVLMLQNEVADRLTAKAGTSEYGVLSVMAQYSAHISKAFKVSPQCFRPRPEVDSAVVLLQTREPRARRPEEEQRFTALVRGSFAHRRKTLVNSLKNEGYDSRLVEAALTKLRLSPSLRAETLTLEQFLELAHWMEDDASPRAHSSSQQ, encoded by the coding sequence GTGGACTCAGCACCTCCTCCTGCGGCAATCAGACGACTGGGACAGAATTTCCTTGTCGACCCTAACATCGTTCGCAAGATCGTCGCACTCGCGAAGCTCTCCCCCGCTGACACCGTCCTGGAGATCGGCCCAGGCCGAGGCATCCTCACGGAAGCCCTGTCTCGAGCTGCGGGCCACGTGACGGCGATTGAAGTGGACTCTCGTCTTCACACATACCTTTCCGAACGAGCCGCCCACCTTCCTCATGTGACCCTCGTGCTCGGCGATGCCCTGACCTGTCCAATCGAGCATTTGCCGATCGGAACCATCGTCGTCGCCAACCTCCCCTATTATATTTCCACCCCCCTTCTCTTCCGGTTTCTTTCGCACGGCCATCGCTTTTCCCGCATGGTGTTGATGCTGCAAAATGAAGTCGCAGATCGGTTGACCGCAAAGGCCGGAACCTCGGAATACGGTGTCTTATCTGTGATGGCTCAATACTCCGCACATATTTCAAAGGCCTTCAAAGTCTCCCCACAATGCTTCCGCCCTCGACCGGAAGTGGACTCGGCCGTAGTGCTGCTGCAAACGCGCGAACCGAGAGCCAGACGCCCTGAGGAAGAGCAACGGTTCACCGCGCTCGTCCGAGGCTCCTTTGCTCACCGACGCAAGACACTCGTCAACTCGCTCAAGAACGAAGGCTATGATTCGAGACTTGTAGAAGCCGCATTGACGAAACTCCGTCTTTCTCCCTCGCTTCGTGCTGAAACCCTGACCCTTGAGCAGTTTCTTGAGTTAGCCCATTGGATGGAAGACGACGCCTCACCACGAGCCCACAGCTCATCGCAGCAATGA
- a CDS encoding OmpA family protein produces the protein MRHRKFAIVPESSAEPSAVSSGVTDLMTSLAVIFILLFAAYVSRVQESQATHDQSPGSPQEQHPKLDPPLLTREEHKPGALTVSVLDAALNFDFGESRLLPSSEVFLSEMMPQYAAMVCAQGGKEVEAFLIEGYTDDLGDDLRNLRLSQERAFAVLAKSVEVVRNKLPWAYECFLQKATANGRGRQNLLRDGAGYLDRERSRRVTFKIHLHPQ, from the coding sequence GTGAGACATCGCAAATTTGCAATCGTACCGGAATCCTCTGCCGAGCCCTCGGCAGTCTCCAGTGGGGTGACCGATCTCATGACCTCGCTCGCCGTGATTTTTATTCTGCTGTTTGCCGCCTATGTGAGCCGTGTGCAGGAAAGTCAAGCGACTCATGATCAGAGTCCAGGATCTCCACAGGAGCAGCACCCAAAACTCGATCCTCCTCTTCTCACGCGTGAAGAACACAAACCAGGCGCTCTCACGGTCAGTGTGCTGGACGCAGCGCTCAACTTCGACTTTGGAGAAAGTCGGTTGCTCCCTTCGAGTGAGGTCTTTTTGTCCGAAATGATGCCGCAGTATGCAGCGATGGTCTGTGCACAAGGTGGCAAAGAGGTGGAAGCGTTTTTGATAGAAGGGTATACGGATGATCTTGGAGACGACCTTCGAAATTTACGATTGAGCCAGGAGCGCGCGTTTGCCGTGTTGGCCAAGAGTGTGGAGGTGGTTCGGAATAAGCTTCCCTGGGCATACGAATGCTTTCTACAGAAGGCTACGGCGAACGGACGCGGGAGGCAAAATCTTCTGAGGGATGGTGCCGGATACCTGGACCGAGAGCGAAGCCGGCGCGTCACTTTTAAGATCCATCTTCACCCTCAGTAA
- a CDS encoding GGDEF domain-containing response regulator: MIKILLVEDNDVDARLTQDILADWSLAEFTITHVTRLSDAFRYLARTRFDAVLLDLSLPDGFGLSTVRQIHAANPTIALIVLSGLNDQTLALQTVQNGAQDYLVKGEGPSELLARSIHYAIERKRAEGRLTYLAQYDQLTGLVNRSLFRDRLVQAMARSKRLQQPLGLMLLDLDRFKPVNDTLGHSVGDQLLKVVAERLHECVREVDTVARMGGDEFTIILEGLMCEEDISSVAQRITASLSKPFLLGEHQAVISVSIGITIYPTDDHDIDELLTHADAAMYRAKQQGGNSFQFHIPNDSPSSARQN; encoded by the coding sequence ATGATCAAGATCCTCTTGGTTGAAGACAATGATGTCGATGCACGCCTCACGCAGGATATCCTTGCAGACTGGAGCCTGGCAGAATTCACGATCACCCATGTGACACGCCTGAGTGATGCCTTCCGCTATCTCGCTCGGACTCGATTTGATGCGGTGCTCCTGGACCTTTCGCTCCCGGATGGGTTTGGACTTTCAACGGTACGACAGATTCACGCGGCTAATCCGACCATTGCGCTCATCGTCCTGAGCGGACTCAATGATCAGACGCTGGCCTTGCAAACGGTCCAAAACGGTGCGCAGGACTATCTCGTGAAGGGAGAGGGTCCGTCGGAACTATTGGCCCGCTCAATCCATTACGCGATTGAACGGAAACGTGCAGAAGGACGACTCACCTACCTCGCCCAGTATGATCAGCTGACCGGGTTGGTGAACCGCAGCTTATTCCGTGACCGGCTCGTGCAAGCCATGGCACGAAGTAAGCGCCTCCAGCAGCCGCTCGGGCTCATGTTGCTGGACCTCGATCGATTCAAGCCGGTGAACGACACCCTCGGCCACAGCGTCGGCGACCAGCTTTTGAAAGTTGTGGCTGAACGACTTCATGAATGTGTGCGCGAAGTGGACACTGTTGCACGCATGGGAGGAGACGAGTTTACCATTATCCTCGAGGGATTGATGTGTGAAGAGGATATCTCGTCGGTAGCCCAACGCATCACCGCCTCTCTCTCGAAGCCCTTCTTGCTGGGAGAGCACCAGGCCGTGATCAGTGTCAGCATCGGGATCACCATCTATCCGACCGACGACCATGACATCGATGAATTATTGACACATGCCGATGCCGCAATGTACCGGGCGAAACAACAAGGCGGTAACTCCTTTCAATTCCACATCCCGAATGATTCACCATCCTCGGCACGTCAGAATTGA
- a CDS encoding outer membrane beta-barrel protein produces MKQLLERGSGSGIRLRTAWLAVFLFSLNVSGTYAEMYIGGQVGTTLFGDNNKLTRVDLTDLGGPPGSILTPRGSMSGRDLASSPVWGGKIGYYFPRVSWFGVELEAYYTTPHIEQGPTRVSILPGTAVVGGTVASGSVTNIFPGDHFRVITIAPFNLMFRYNKARFQPYVGVGPGIFLSRINTTEVTFAGTQSSTTVGLNAKVGAEYFFTKHISGYGEVRYNYTRFSFDANDAGAFGFKATYNPTIFSFGVSYHF; encoded by the coding sequence ATGAAACAGCTGCTTGAGAGAGGAAGTGGTTCAGGAATCAGGCTGCGAACCGCGTGGCTTGCAGTTTTTCTATTCTCGCTGAACGTCTCCGGCACCTATGCAGAAATGTACATCGGTGGACAAGTTGGAACCACGCTCTTCGGCGACAACAACAAGCTTACGAGAGTTGATCTTACCGATCTTGGTGGCCCTCCTGGATCGATCCTCACTCCTCGAGGGTCGATGTCAGGTCGAGATTTGGCCAGCTCTCCTGTGTGGGGCGGGAAGATCGGCTACTACTTTCCACGCGTGAGCTGGTTCGGGGTGGAACTGGAGGCCTACTACACCACCCCGCATATTGAGCAGGGACCGACAAGGGTCAGTATTCTTCCCGGAACCGCCGTCGTTGGGGGGACTGTTGCAAGTGGGAGCGTCACGAACATATTTCCGGGCGACCACTTTCGGGTGATCACTATTGCGCCGTTCAATCTCATGTTTCGCTACAACAAGGCACGATTTCAACCCTATGTCGGGGTTGGTCCCGGGATATTCTTATCCCGGATCAATACGACAGAGGTCACGTTTGCAGGAACACAGAGTTCAACGACTGTAGGTCTGAATGCAAAGGTCGGCGCCGAATACTTCTTTACGAAACACATCTCGGGATATGGAGAAGTGCGGTACAACTACACGAGGTTCAGTTTTGATGCAAACGATGCCGGAGCCTTTGGCTTTAAGGCGACCTATAATCCGACAATCTTCTCATTTGGGGTGAGCTACCATTTCTAG